In Aspergillus fumigatus Af293 chromosome 4, whole genome shotgun sequence, one genomic interval encodes:
- the alg13 gene encoding N-acetylglucosaminyldiphosphodolichol N-acetylglucosaminyltransferase catalytic subunit ALG13: MLATKVCFVTVGATASFEELVRAALDPSFVTALEENGYSHLLVQYGKNAVIYENFLKQYPPERRPWRRINISGFSFHEHGLGGDFALAQADISKGRSGGLVISHAGSGTILEVLRMGIPLIVVPNPSLQDNHQEELARQLQKQGYVVASHYQNLCQALHQAEQLRARMLRWPPVRGPDQKNQPTLEQVMSDEMGFVD; encoded by the exons ATGCTCGCGACTAAAGTATGCTTTGTGACAGTCGGCGCAACTGCCTCTTTTGAAGAGCTTGTACGCGCTGCGCTAGATCCCTCATTTGTGACGGCCCTGGAGGAAAATGGCTACTCTCATTTACTGGTACAATACGGCAAGAATGCAGTGATTTATGAGAATTTCCTCAAGCAGTACCCACCGGAACGCAGGCCATGGCGCAGAATAAATATCAGTGGTTTCTCCTTCCATGAGCATGGGCTGGGAGGAGATTTTGCATTGGCTCAAGCAGACATAAGTAAAGGACGAAGTGGTGGGTTGGTTATCAGTCACGCAG GTTCTGGCACTATTCTCGAGGTGTTACGGATGGGCATTCCCCTCATCGTTGTGCCCAATCCTTCTCTTCAGGACAACCATCAAGAGGAACTAGCGCGCCAGTTACAGAAACAAGGATACGTGGTTGCTAGTCACTATCA AAATCTTTGCCAAGCACTGCATCAGGCTGAACAACTGCGAGCTCGCATGTTGAGGTGGCCGCCTGTTCGTGGCCCTGACCAGAAAAATCAGCCGACACTGGAGCAAGTAATGTCTGATGAGATGGGATTTGTGGATTGA
- a CDS encoding DUF3602 domain-containing protein, which produces MPAKMNYRVIEPHPSVPHNSRPALHTARGGAGNVISLKNTKTTDSQTATGPASLTRLDSNVPSTFKSGRGGAGNVHSSSERAIFSFDEELERELRRAAPVYHVGRGGAGNMIYDDSCSSGSSILTRKFSSSSTASASSTGSTREKALRGLEKGWGKIRGMA; this is translated from the coding sequence ATGCCCGCGAAGATGAACTATCGCGTAATTGAACCTCACCCGTCCGTTCCTCACAACAGCCGTCCAGCCCTACATACAGCTCGCGGAGGCGCTGGCAACGTTATCAGCCTGAAGAACACCAAGACTACCGATTCGCAAACAGCTACCGGCCCCGCCTCTCTGACACGCCTGGATTCCAATGTCCCAAGTACCTTCAAGTCCGGCCGCGGCGGCGCAGGGAATgtccacagcagcagcgaaCGAGCAATCTTCAGCTTTGACGAGGAACTGGAACGGGAATTGCGCCGCGCCGCCCCTGTCTACCATGTCGGccgaggaggtgctggaaaCATGATCTACGATGATAGCTGCAGTagcggcagcagcatccTCACTCGCAAGttttcttccagcagcacGGCATCAGCGAGCAGCACCGGCTCTACTCGTGAAAAGGCCCTTCGTGGCCTGGAGAAGGGCTGGGGGAAGATCAGAGGTATGGCTTAA
- a CDS encoding putative U1 snRNP complex component Yhc1 — protein MSVRKAHNAGRNHLRNVVEYYQQIGQEKAQSVIDSITSSYAAEGQAVPNPAMAPPGAFPPPFGFPGRPGQLPPPPFGIPPPGGPNGAPPGMPIPPPGGRGLPFPPPFPPAPGGAPGGLPPPPLGNMPPGQGFPPVPPPGGFPPNFQIPPPGAGGFPPVPPPGQPGFSPSPGPGMSGPPAPPGTGSSSLPGPPPGLSEKR, from the exons ATGAGCGTGCGTAAGGCACACAATGCGGGTCGGAATCACTTGAGGAACGTGGTGGAATACTATCAAC AGATTGGGCAGGAAAAGGCACAATCCGTCATTGACTCGATAACGTCTTCATATGCCGCCGAGGGCCAAGCTGTTCCCAATCCTGCAATGGCTCCCCCGGGTGCCTTTCCCCCACCGTTCGGATTCCCTG GTCGCCCCGGTCAGCTCCCACCTCCTCCATTCGGCATTCCTCCCCCCGGAGGGCCCAATGGAGCTCCCCCCGGCATGCCCATTC CACCACCTGGCGGTAGAGGCCTCCCCTTTCCACCTCCTTTCCCCCCAGCACCAGGCGGCGCCCCTGGAGGCCTTCCCCCTCCGCCCCTCGGCAACATGCCCCCTGGTCAAGGATTTCCTCCTGTCCCGCCACCTGGCGGATTCCCGCCTAATTTTCAGATTCCTCCTCCCGGCGCTGGGGGATTCCCTCCTGTCCCTCCTCCCGGCCAGCCTGGTTTCAGCCCGAGCCCTGGGCCCGGTATGTCGGGTCCCCCGGCGCCACCGGGGACGGGCTCCTCGAGTTTGCCGGGGCCTCCTCCGGGACTAAGTGAAAAGCGATGA
- a CDS encoding mitochondrial 37S ribosomal protein mS35, with protein MAFVARYLGRTAFSVARRGPTALQSRPFSVTPFKFVPEDPPIAKGPSPEDELPDVPEYSPDLLSKEERSMYEMLSPEEREAFDAEQRRMIEEFNDPQVRAAKFAEIEKSVRDIEKEVGLRFEDVPDRSRGFWAEEEDDEFGLVEDADDDFHDDEITSMAHAEVELHREIREYARIAAWDMPLLSKLAKPFTLPPETHILRFRYTTYMGEQHPAESKVVVELASKDLVPKYLSEKQRQTFLKLVGTRYNPDTDIVRMSCEKFTTRAQNKRYLGDIVNTLIKEAKEGDSFEDIPLDLRHHKPKTQLRFPEEWAMTEQRRKQLEATRRERQLNEQTRRAVVDGNAIVAQATLSLPSLNPALSARATEEREKVAVKVGAKGLKKRVR; from the exons ATGGCCTTTGTCGCAAGATATCTGGGCCGTACGGCCTTCTCAGTCGCTCGGAGAGGTCCGACTGCTCTTCAATCTCGCCCGTTCTCTGTCACACCCTTTAAATTCGTGCCGGAAGATCCGCCAATTGCCAAAGGACCTTCGCCGGAGGATGAATTGCCTGACGTGCCGGAATACTCGCCAGATCTCCTTAGCAAGGAGGAGCGGTCAATGTATGAAATGCTATCCCCGGAGGAACGGGAGGCCTTTGATGCGGAGCAACGTCGCATGATCGAAGAATTCAATGACCCGCAAGTGCGAGCGGCCAAATTTgcggagatcgagaagagtGTGAGAGACATAGAGAAGGAAGTAGGGCTGCGATTTGAGGATGTGCCGGACAGATCCCGGGGCTTCtgggctgaggaagaagacgatgaatTCGGTCTTGTCGAGGACGCAGATGACGATTTCCATGACGACGAAATCACCTCCATGGCGCACGCGGAGGTCGAATTGCACCGCGAGATTCGTGAATATGCTCGCATCGCGGCTTGGGATATGCCTTTACTGAGCA AACTCGCCAAACCTTTTACTCTTCCTCCCGAAACTCACATCCTGCGCTTCCGCTACACCACATATATGGGTGAACAGCATCCAGCCGAGAGCAAGGTGGTCGTCGAATTGGCCAGCAAGGATCTTGTCCCCAAATATCTCTCCGAGAAACAGCGCCAGACCTTCCTGAAACTCGTGGGAACCCGCTACAACCCCGATACGGACATTGTACGCATGTCCTGCGAGAAATTCACAACTCGCGCCCAGAACAAGCGATACCTGGGTGATATTGTCAACACCCTGATCAAAGAGGCGAAGGAAGGCGACTCCTTCGAAGACATCCCTCTCGACCTCCGCCACCACAAGCCCAAGACTCAGCTGCGCTTCCCAGAGGAGTGGGCGATGACAGAACAGCGGCGGAAGCAACTAGAGGCCACACGGAGAGAGAGACAGCTCAACGAGCAAACACGGCGGGCAGTCGTGGATGGGAACGCCATCGTTGCACAGGCCACTCTGTCACTGCCTTCGTTGAACCCTGCCTTGAGCGCCAGAGCCACCGAGGAGCGGGAGAAGGTTGCTGTCAAGGTTGGAGCCAAGGGtctgaagaagagagtaCGTTAG
- the eng5 gene encoding glycoside hydrolase family 16 protein, giving the protein MADTSNFYHGEALYKVERNPTAHEIQSNKPCKDDSSAQCSCCNPRGWPRAVKILVPVAVAAAVLAGVIAATVLGTRGTQYPDYLPLDYFLVDEYHPSSFFDHFWHPTNGFVEYVDRKQAESLNLIHSTGSSVSIRVDNKTRVGYAPRGRKSVRLESKKGYDMGLFIFDIIHTPYGCGTWPALWLADTYNWPLNGEIDVLETTNRATEGNVVTLHTDKGCSVKGRRKQLGSAQYSTCDDKHGNAGCAVQARPATYGQELNEDGGAIYAVELREAGIRVWGFPRGSIPDDISSMERRPDPSSWGPALADFPSTHCDIPSHFSNQSIIVNIDLCGEMGAQREEYNDLYGCPATCQEFVARNAQNLSQAYWEFRSFRIYQTM; this is encoded by the exons ATGGCCGACACGAGCAATTTTTACCATGGAGAGGCATTGTACAAGGTTGAGAGAAACCCCACGGCCCATGAGATCCAGTCAAATAAGCCCTGCAAGGACGATAGCTCAGCTCAGTGTTCTTGCTGCAACCCCAGGGGATGGCCCCGTGCAGTCAAGATCCTCGTTCCTGTTGCAGTGGCTGCTGCGGTTCTAGCTGGTGTCATAGCAGCCACTGTTCTAGGAACGAGGGGTACTCAATATCCCGATTATTTACCACTCGACTATTTCCTGGTGGATGAGTACCacccatcctccttctttgaTCACTTCTGGCACCCTACCAATGGATTCGTCGA GTATGTCGACCGTAAACAAGCAGAGTCCCTCAATTTGATACATTCTACAGGCTCATCTGTAAGCATCAGAGTCGACAACAAAACCCGCGTAGGCTACGCGCCCCGAGGCAGAAAGTCCGTCCGACTCGAGTCCAAGAAAGGCTACGACATGGGCCTATTCATCTTCGACATTATCCACACACCCTACGGCTGCGGAACCTGGCCCGCCCTGTGGCTCGCTGACACATACAACTGGCCGCTCAACGGGGAAATCGACGTCCTCGAAACCACAAACAGAGCTACAGAAGGCAACGTGGTCACCCTGCACACCGATAAGGGCTGCAGCGTCAAGGGAAGACGGAAGCAGCTGGGCAGCGCGCAGTACTCGACGTGCGATGATAAGCACGGGAACGCGGGCTGTGCTGTTCAAGCTCGCCCGGCCACATACGGGCAGGAGctcaatgaagatggcggtGCT ATATACGCGGTCGAACTGCGAGAAGCAGGAATCCGAGTCTGGGGTTTCCCGCGCGGCTCCATCCCAGATGACATCTCGAGTATGGAGCGCAGACCTGACCCGTCCTCTTGGGGTCCAGCTCTGGCTGACTTCCCCAGCACACACTGCGACATCCCGTCTCACTTTAGCAACCAGAGCATCATTGTCAACATTGATCTGTGCGGCGAGATGGGCGCCCAACGGGAGGAGTACAATGATTTGTACGGTTGTCCGGCAACATGTCAGGAGTTTGTCGCTCGTAACGCGCAAAATTTATCGCAGGCTTATTGGGAGTTTCGCAGTTTTCGGATCTATCAGACGATGTGA
- the flcA gene encoding transient receptor potential ion channel family protein produces MRLMSLIINLFVAFLATPLVSAIRLIESNALNLCQDSSNFTATFFSVTFTPNNRSLAFAFDGVAAISGKVTAELVLTAYGYEALRKELDPCQMNLAGLCPMNAGPIDVPSANIIVSEDVAKQIPGIAYTVPDLDAKVRIYINSTETRKSITCIEASLSNGKTVYQKGVGWTTAIISGLGLAASAITSGLGHSNTAAHVAANALSLFGFMQSQAMFGMISVAMPPIVEAWTQNFQWSMGIIHIGFLETLCTWYLRSTGGTPSTLLSELSTTSVEVLKRRKRSIETATNLMKRGVSNIMKRSSAANDAATHATVVVRGIDRVGFTAGIEETNIFLTGLIFFVFFVFMVMVIVALFKAGCEILAKNGRMKSDKFSDFRNGWKVVARGILFRLTLIGFPQMCVLCLWEFTQHNSAAEMVLAVIMFLSVLGALGWAAFKVILLAKRSVVMHKNPAYILYSDPTCLNKWGFLYVQYRATAYYFVVPVLLYLLIKAMFIGLGQPSPVVQTVALVIIEAAMLVAVSVLRPWMDKKTNIYNITIAAINFVNAVFLLFFSEVFNQPGIVTGVMGVVFFVYNAVFSLVLLILVLIASIYAIVSKNPDTRYQPMRDDRGSFIKSQSQLTTELDALGATARGDVKDTSYKSSPFDDDNGSFSSGNGASIGRQNLQASHDTTPHRQAPVSPVDPSVPLFPSDGRGPPHYGRSPSPIPYRAQHNASPWQRGAGYDH; encoded by the exons ATGCGGTTAATGTCGCTGATCATCAACTTGTTCGTCGCTTTTCTCGCAACACCGCTTGTGTCTGCGATTAGGCTCATCGAGTCCAATGCCCTGAACCTGTGCCAAGACAGTTCGAACTTCACAGCAACCTTCTTCAGTGTCACTTTCACGCCCAACAATCGATCATTAGCCTTTGCTTTTGATGGAGTCGCTGCGATCTCCGGTAAGGTTACCGCCGAGCTTGTTCTCACTGCTTATGGTTATGAAGCACTGAGGAAAGAGCTGGATCCTTGCCAAATGAATCTGGCGGGGCTTTGCCCAATGAACGCCGGTCCCATCGATGTCCCCAGCGCCAATATCATTGTGTCAGAGGATGTGGCCAAACAGATTCCTG GGATCGCATATACGgttccagatcttgatgCCAAGGTCCGGATTTATATCAACTCGACAGAAACCCGCAAGAGTATTACTTGCATTGAAGCTAGTCTGTCAAATGGCAAGACGGTTTACCAGAAAGGCGTTGGTTGGACAACAGCTATCATCTCGGGTTTGGGTCTTGCTGCTTCCGCAATCACTTCTGGTCTCGGTCACTCAAATACCGCTGCTCATGTTGCAGCCAATGCGCTCTCTCTTTTCGGCTTCATGCAGTCGCAGGCGATGTTCGGCATGATATCCGTTGCAATGCCGCCGATCGTCGAAGCATGGACGCAGAATTTCCAGTGGAGTATGGGTATCATCCACATTGGGTTCCTGGAGACCCTTTGTACGTGGTATCTACGATCGACCGGTGGAACGCCTTCAACCCTTCTGTCCGAGTTGTCTACCACGTCCGTCGAAGTCCTGAAACGCCGAAAACGTTCCATTGAAACTGCAACGAACCTGATGAAGAGAGGCGTCAGCAATATCATGAAAAGAAGTAGTGCGGCCAATGACGCGGCAACTCACGCAACCGTCGTTGTACGTGGCATTGATCGTGTCGGTTTCACGGCAGGTATTGAAGAGACCAATATATTCCTTACGGGTCTCATTTTCTTTGtattcttcgtcttcatggtcatggtcattGTCGCTCTCTTCAAAGCCGGGTGTGAGATCCTCGCCAAGAATGGAAGGATGAAGAGTGACAAGTTTTCTGATTTCCGGAATGGCTGGAAAGTCGTGGCACGAGGCATTTTGTTCCGACTGACCCTGATTGGTTTCCCCCAGATGTGCGTGCTGTGTCTCTGGGAGTTTACCCAGCATAACTCGGCCGCTGAGATGGTACTGGCGGTTATCATGTTTTTGTCAGTGCTCGGCGCTCTGGGTTGGGCTGCTTTCAAAGTAATCCTCCTAGCCAAGCGCTCGGTTGTCATGCACAAGAACCCAGCATACATCCTCTATTCTGATCCCACATGCCTGAACAAGTGGGGATTTTTGTACGTGCAATACCGTGCGACTGCCTACTACTTTGTGGTGCCGGTCCTTTTGTACCTTCTTATCAAGGCCATGTTCATTGGCCTTGGGCAACCCTCTCCTGTTGTGCAGACCGTCGCCCTGGTCATCATCGAGGCCGCCATGCTCGTTGCCGTCAGCGTTCTGCGGCCTTGGATGGACAAAAAGACGAACATCTACAACATTACTATTGCCGCCATCAACTTCGTCAATGCCGTCTTCTTGCTGTTTTTCTCAGAGGTCTTCAACCAACCAGGAATTGTTACCGGCGTCATGGGCGTTGTATTCTTCGTTTATAACGCGGTTTTCTCGCTGGTTCTATTGATTCTGGTGCTTATCGCATCCATCTACGCCATTGTATCGAAAAACCCCGATACCCGTTACCAGCCCATGAGAGACGACCGTGGCTCGTTTATCAAATCGCAGAGCCAATTGACTACGGAATTGGACGCCCTGGGTGCCACTGCACGCGGCGATGTCAAGGACACGTCGTACAAGTCGAGTCCCTTCGACGACGACAATGGCTCTTTCTCAAGCGGCAATGGAGCCAGCATTGGACGTCAGAACCTGCAAGCGTCTCATGATACGACTCCGCACCGCCAAGCCCCAGTCTCTCCAGTTGATCCTTCGGTACCTCTATTTCCCAGCGACGGACGGGGGCCGCCTCATTATGGACGTTCACCATCGCCAATTCCCTACCGCGCCCAGCACAATGCCAGTCCATGGCAGAGAGGGGCCGGATACGATCATTAG
- a CDS encoding putative metallo-beta-lactamase domain protein has product MAIIDAVRNGNAGYGDKRQPFGPQTCLPLWTSLCVPPAEYSMIPPPSPPVRSATIHANISLQQANQYHNDFAPDPDYPDSLITIHTSPKVGIGQRAFLCRTAYGNVLWDCLSYIDEDTIRQINELGGLAAIVISHPHFFGANVHWAEVFGCPVYIAAEDEEWVMRKSERQVFWEGRELRIPLPGKGDGDADLVAVKTGGHFPGSSVLWFKPLRKLLVADSIAVVPSGVYHKDRLPGTASYTFMWSYPNMIPLPPDAVLNIWKAIKHTEFDDAHGAFVGWDTHGDSKKRVLESAKIYVRAMGYLDHAIHQEQ; this is encoded by the exons ATGGCCATCATAGATGCAGTGCGCAATGGAAATGCGGGGTACGGG GATAAGCGACAACCTTTTGGACCGCAAACATGCCTGCCTCTCTGGACCTCATTATGTGTTCCACCTGCGGAATACAGTATGATACCACCTCCGAGTCCTCCTGTAAGATCTGCGACGATCCACGCCAATATCTCCCTCCAACAGG CAAACCAATACCACAACGACTTCGCCCCCGATCCGGATTACCCAGACTCGCTGATCACCATCCACACCAGCCCCAAAGTCGGCATCGGCCAGCGCGCCTTTCTCTGCCGCACAGCCTACGGCAACGTCCTCTGGGACTGCCTTTCCTACATCGACGAGGACACAATTCGCCAGATCAACGAGCTAGGCGGCCTCGCCGCGATCGTCATCTCGCATCCGCACTTCTTCGGCGCGAATGTGCACTGGGCGGAGGTGTTCGGATGTCCTGTTTACATCGCtgcggaggatgaggagtgGGTGATGCGCAAGTCCGAGAGGCAGGTGTTCTGGGAGGGGAGGGAGTTACGGATCCCCTTGCCGGGTAAAGGTGATGGCGATGCGGACCTAGTTGCTGTGAAGACGGGGGGTCATTTCCCCGGTAGCTCGGTGCTGTGGTTCAAACCATTGAGGAAGTTGCTGGTTGCGGATTCGATCGCGGTCGTGCCAAGTGGCGTTTATCATAAGGATCGACTGCCGGGTACGGCGTCGTATACGTTCATGTGGTCGTATCCCAATATG ATTCCCCTGCCGCCGGATGCGGTGCTCAATATCTGGAAGGCTATCAAACACACAGAGTTCGATGATGCTCACGGTGCCTTTGTCGGTTGGGACACGCATGGCGACAGCAAGAAGCGGGTTCTGGAGAGTGCGAAGATCTACGTTCGGGCAATGGGTTATCTGGACCACGCCATACACCAAGAACAGTAG
- the has1 gene encoding ATP-dependent RNA helicase HAS1 encodes MSGPVDTAKSITKKRKRKHGGGARAATETDDAITRPAIENGAVNDSPEKEEDTKKSEKNGKDKSAKKRKVSHASSDEGDESQEEQGAPAQADGDSDDNKDDGNDQSEAENGDNGDKKDTESTDLPSAGTLSLPTVEGEPQKFTELGLSEKTLKAINDMGFETMTEIQRRTIPPLLAGRDVLGAAKTGSGKTLSFLIPAVEMLSALRFKPRNGTGVIVVSPTRELALQIFGVARELCQYHSQTYGIVIGGANRRAEAEKLMKGVNLLIATPGRLLDHLQNTQGFVFKNLKTLVIDEADRILEVGFEDEMRQIVKILPSEERQTMLFSATQTTKVEDLARISLRPGPLYINVDHRKEHSTVEGLEQGYVICEADKRFLLLFSFLKRNLKKKIIVFFSSCNCVKYHAELLNYIDLPVLELHGKQKQQKRTNTFFEFCNAKQGTLICTDVAARGLDIPAVDWIIQFDPPDDPRDYIHRVGRTARGTNAKGRSLMFLQPSEVGFLKHLKEARVPVVEFEFPANKIVNVQSQLEKLIGQNYYLNKSAKEGYRSYLQAYASHSLRSVFDVHKLDLVKVAKGFGFSTPPRIDIQLGASLSRDKKQQQQGRRSYGSQPHSKGLKFKRKHDD; translated from the exons ATGTCGGGCCCTGTGGATACAGCAAAATCGATCACGaaaaagcgcaagagaaAGCACGGGGGAGGTGCTCGTGCAGCAACTGAGACAGATGATGCGATCACTCGGCCTGCCATTGAAAATGGAGCTGTGAACGATTCCcctgagaaggaggaggatactaagaagagtgagaagaatggaaaggaTAAATCCGCTAAGAAGCGCAAGGTCAGCCACGCATCTAGCGACGAAGGGGATGAGAGCCAGGAAGAACAGGGCGCTCCTGCTCAAGCCGACGGAGACAGCGACGACAACAAAGACGATGGCAACGACCAGTCAGAAGCAGAGAATGGAGACAACGGGGATAAGAAGGATACTGAGTCCACAGACCTCCCCTCGGCGGGTACTCTCAGTCTCCCAACGGTAGAGGGCGAGCCTCAAAAGTTCACGGAGCTGGGTTTATCGGAGAAGACATTGAAGGCCATCAATGATATGGGCTTTGAGACTATGACTGAGATTCAAAGGCGAACTATTCCTCCGCTTCTCGCCGGTCGGGATGTCCTGGGTGCCGCAAAGACCGGTTCAGGGAAAACTTTGTCTTTTTTGATTCCGGCTGTCGAGATGCTGAGCGCATTACGGTTCAAGCCTAGAAACG GTACTGGTGTCATCGTCGTCTCCCCAACACGTGAGCTTGCCCTTCAGATTTTTGGTGTGGCTAGAGAATTATGTCAATACCA CTCTCAAACATACGGTATAGTCATCGGAGGTGCGAATCGGAGAGCCGAGGCGGAGAAGCTCATGAAGGGTGTCAACCTTCTCATCGCAACCCCCGGACGTCTGCTGGATCACCTGCAGAACACTCAAGGTTTCGTCTTCAAGAATCTGAAGACACTCGTCATTGATGAGGCGGACCGGATTCTAGAAGTGGGTTTCGAAGATGAAATGCGCCAGATTGTCAAGATCCTGCCCTCCGAAGAGAGACAGACGATGCTGTTCTCTGCCACGCAGACTACAAAGGTCGAGGACCTGGCACGTATCTCCCTTCGGCCCGGTCCTCTCTATATCAACGTCGACCATCGAAAGGAACACAGTACGGTCGAAGGTTTGGAACAAGGCTACGTCATTTGTGAGGCGGATAAGcgtttcctgcttctcttttctttcctgaAGCGCAACCTCAAGAAAAAGAttattgtcttcttctcaagtTGCAACTGCGTCAAGTATCACGCCGAGCTTCTGAACTACATTGATCTGCCGGTGCTCGAGCTGCACGGCAAGCAGAAACAGCAGAAGCGCACCAACACCTTCTTCGAATTTTGCAACGCCAAGCAGGGTACCCTGATTTGCACTGACGTGGCTGCTAGAGGCTTGGAT ATCCCCGCTGTGGACTGGATTATTCAGTTTGACCCTCCCGATGACCCGAGGGACTACATTCACCGTGTCGGTCGTACCGCTCGTGGTACCAATGCCAAGGGCCGCAGTTTGATGTTCCTGCAGCCGTCCGAAGTCGGATTCTTGAAGCATCTGAAGGAAGCACGCGTGCCCGTGGTTGAGTTCGAGTTCCCAGCGAACAAGATCGTCAACGTTCAATCTCAACTCGAGAAGCTCATCGGCCAAAACTACTATCTGAACAAG TCCGCCAAAGAAGGTTACCGCTCCTACCTTCAGGCGTATGCCTCTCATTCCCTTCGCTCTGTCTTCGACGTCCACAAGCTCGATCTCGTCAAGGTTGCCAAgggcttcggcttctccaCCCCACCACGCATCGACATCCAGCTGGGGGCTAGTCTCAGTCGCGACaaaaagcagcagcagcaggggCGGCGCAGCTACGGCAGCCAGCCTCACAGCAAAGGATTGAAATTCAAGCGAAAGCATGATGACTAG
- a CDS encoding actin-related protein ArpA yields the protein MAEATLHNAPIVIDNGSGTIRAGFAGEEIPSCFFPSFVGRPKHPRVMAGGLEGDVFIGQRAQELRGLLKIRYPLEHGIVTDWDDMEKIWHYVYENELKTLPEEHPVLLTEPPLNPRKNRDIAAQIMFETFNVPALYTSIQAVLSLYASGRTTGVVLDSGDGVSHAVPVFEGFAIPNSIRRIDVAGRDVTEQLQLLLRKNGHVLHTSAEKEVVRMIKEKVCYVSLDPKREEKDWMNSYHKSETKAVDYVLPDGHKIKIGQERYRAPEILFEPELIGLEYPGVHQIVQDAITRTDLDLRKSLYLNIVLSGGSTLCKNFPDRLMREIKRLAVEDMKIRISAPAERKYTTWIGGGILAGLSTFRKMWVSADEWHEDPEIIHRKFA from the exons ATGGCCGAGGCAACGCTTCACAACGCCCCCATTGTCATCGACAATGGCAGCGGCACAATCCGCGCCGGTTTCGCCGGAGAAGAGATCCCCTCATGTTTCTTCCCCTCGTTCGTCGGGCGACCAAAACACCCCCGGGTGATGGCCGGCGGTCTAGAGGGCGACGTGTTTATCGGGCAACGAGCACAGGAATTGCGCGGGCTGCTCAAGATCCGATACCCCCTGGAACACGGAATTGTGACGGACTGGGATGACATGGAGAAAATCTGGCACTACGTGTACGAGAACGAGCTGAAGACGCTACCGGAGGAACATCCCGTGCTCCTGACGGAGCCCCCGCTCAACCCGCGCAAGAACCGCGATATCGCTGCCCAGATCATGTTCGAGACGTTTAATGTGCCGGCGCTGTATACGTCTATCCAGGCGGTGCTGTCGCTGTACGCGTCCGGGCGCACGACGGGCGTGGTGCTGGACTCAGGGGACGGGGTGTCCCACGCGGTACCTGTGTTTGAGGGTTTCGCGATTCCCAATAGTATACGGCGGATTGATGTTGCGGGGCGAGATGTTACGGAGCAATTGCAGCTGCTACTACGGAAGAACGGGCATGTGCTGCATACGAgcgcggagaaggaggtggtgcggatgatcaaggagaaggtcTGCTACGTGTCTTTGGATCCGAagcgggaagagaaggactggATGAACAGTTATCACAAGTCGGAGACCAAAGCTGTCGACTACGTATTGCCTGATGGGCACAAGATCAAG ATCGGACAAGAGCGCTACAGAGCCCCCGAGATCCTATTCGAGCCCGAGCTCATCGGCTTGGAATACCCTGGTGTTCATCAGATTGTCCAAGACGCGATTACCCGCACAGATCTCGATCTTCGCAAGTCTCTATATCTCAACATCGTCCTCTCAGGGGGCTCAACGCTGTGCAAGAACTTCCCAGATAGACTAATGCGCGAGATCAAGAGATTGGCCGTGGAGGACATGAAGATTCGCATCTCTGCTCCGGCAGAACGGAAATACACCACCTGGATCGGCGGTGGTATCCTCGCTGGGCTCAGCACATTCCGAAAA ATGTGGGTAAGCGCAGACGAATGGCACGAAGACCCGGAGATCATCCACAGGAAATTCGCCTAA